A single genomic interval of Lewinellaceae bacterium harbors:
- a CDS encoding phosphoglycerate kinase — MELNYKGKKALIRVDFNVPLDSNNQVTDDTRIRGAIPTIKHIIDQGGAAILMSHLGRPTRKLLPDGSIDKEKFTLHHIVAPLSKLLGVEVLFCDDLVGEKAKKMAAALQPGQVLVLENTRFEPGETKGDEGLARQLAELGDVYVNDAFGTAHRAHASTTTVAQFFDKGAKEFGFLMDAEVKNASKVLHNPQRPLTAIIGGAKVSDKILLLERLIDFVDNLLIGGGMAYTFLKAQGGQVGNSLVEEDKQELALKLLEKAKQKGVQLLLPEDSIIADKFDNAAQSTSANSLAIPDGWMGLDIGEKARKAYSEVIRNSKTLLWNGPMGVFEMEKFAKGTKAIAEVVAQATKKGAFSLVGGGDSVAAVNQMGLADEISHVSTGGGAMLEFLEGKELPGIKAIKE, encoded by the coding sequence ATGGAACTCAACTATAAAGGCAAAAAGGCATTGATCCGGGTGGACTTCAACGTGCCGCTCGACAGCAATAACCAGGTCACGGATGATACGCGCATCCGGGGGGCAATACCAACCATCAAGCACATCATCGATCAGGGCGGCGCCGCCATACTGATGTCTCACCTGGGCCGCCCTACCAGGAAACTGTTGCCGGATGGCAGCATCGACAAGGAAAAGTTCACCTTGCATCACATCGTGGCCCCTCTTTCCAAATTGCTGGGAGTGGAGGTATTGTTCTGCGACGATCTGGTTGGCGAAAAAGCGAAAAAAATGGCCGCCGCGCTTCAGCCCGGGCAGGTGCTGGTCCTGGAAAACACGCGTTTTGAGCCGGGAGAGACCAAAGGCGACGAGGGCCTTGCCCGGCAATTGGCCGAACTCGGAGACGTCTATGTCAACGATGCCTTTGGCACCGCCCACCGCGCCCATGCCTCCACCACGACTGTCGCTCAATTCTTCGATAAGGGCGCCAAGGAATTCGGTTTCCTGATGGACGCGGAGGTCAAAAACGCCAGTAAGGTGTTGCACAACCCGCAGCGCCCCCTCACGGCAATCATCGGCGGCGCCAAGGTTTCCGATAAAATCCTGCTCCTGGAACGCCTGATCGACTTTGTCGACAACCTGCTGATCGGCGGAGGCATGGCCTACACTTTCCTCAAAGCGCAGGGCGGCCAGGTCGGCAATTCCCTGGTCGAGGAAGACAAACAGGAACTGGCCCTCAAATTGCTGGAAAAAGCCAAACAAAAGGGAGTACAGCTGTTATTGCCGGAAGACTCCATCATTGCCGATAAATTTGATAATGCCGCTCAGTCCACTTCCGCCAACAGCCTCGCCATTCCTGACGGATGGATGGGCCTCGATATCGGCGAGAAAGCGCGAAAAGCCTACTCGGAAGTGATCCGGAACTCCAAAACCCTGCTCTGGAACGGGCCCATGGGCGTCTTCGAAATGGAAAAATTTGCCAAAGGCACCAAAGCGATAGCCGAGGTGGTGGCGCAGGCGACAAAAAAAGGCGCCTTCTCTCTCGTCGGCGGCGGCGATTCCGTAGCCGCGGTCAACCAAATGGGGTTGGCCGATGAGATCAGCCACGTCTCCACCGGCGGCGGCGCTATGCTGGAGTTTCTGGAAGGAAAAGAACTGCCGGGGATAAAGGCGATAAAAGAATAG
- the gap gene encoding type I glyceraldehyde-3-phosphate dehydrogenase, with product MSKKIAINGFGRIGRLTFRHLLNMKGVEVVAVNDLTDNQTLAHLLKFDSVQGKFNGTVTSDDNYLHVNGKAITALAERDPKKLPWKEMGVDLVLECTGLFTDAEKAGWHLEAGAKKVVISAPAKGANIPTIVLGVNTEKVNADAHIFSNASCTTNCLAPMVKVLDDLCGIEQGFMTTIHAYTGDQNIVDAPHRDLRRARAAAVNIVPTSTGAAKAVGEVLPHLKGKLNGNALRVPVPTGSVTDFTVIVKKPMDAADINAAFKKASQSELKGILEYNEDPIVSSDIVGNSHSCIFDSELTMVIGNMVKVVGWYDNEAGYSARLADLSHLILTK from the coding sequence ATGTCCAAAAAGATTGCTATCAATGGCTTTGGCCGCATCGGAAGGCTCACATTCCGCCACCTGCTCAACATGAAAGGGGTGGAAGTAGTAGCCGTCAATGACCTGACCGACAACCAAACGCTCGCTCACCTGCTGAAGTTTGACTCCGTTCAGGGGAAATTCAACGGCACCGTTACGTCCGACGACAACTACCTGCACGTCAATGGCAAAGCCATCACTGCCCTGGCTGAAAGAGACCCTAAGAAACTGCCCTGGAAAGAGATGGGCGTCGACCTGGTGCTGGAATGCACCGGTTTGTTCACGGATGCCGAGAAAGCAGGCTGGCACCTGGAGGCGGGCGCCAAAAAAGTGGTCATTTCTGCTCCGGCAAAGGGGGCGAATATCCCGACTATCGTGCTGGGTGTAAACACAGAGAAGGTCAATGCCGACGCTCACATTTTCTCCAACGCTTCCTGTACGACCAACTGCCTGGCGCCGATGGTTAAAGTGCTGGACGACCTCTGTGGCATCGAGCAGGGCTTTATGACCACCATTCACGCTTACACCGGCGACCAGAACATCGTCGACGCTCCGCACCGAGACCTGCGCCGCGCGCGGGCTGCCGCTGTTAACATCGTTCCCACTTCTACCGGCGCCGCCAAGGCAGTGGGCGAAGTGCTTCCTCACCTCAAGGGCAAATTGAATGGCAACGCGCTGCGGGTACCCGTGCCTACCGGTTCCGTGACGGATTTCACGGTGATTGTAAAGAAACCAATGGATGCAGCCGACATCAATGCCGCCTTCAAAAAGGCGTCGCAAAGCGAGCTGAAAGGCATTCTCGAATACAACGAAGACCCGATCGTGTCTTCCGATATTGTCGGCAACAGCCACTCTTGTATTTTCGACAGCGAACTGACCATGGTCATCGGCAATATGGTCAAGGTTGTAGGCTGGTATGACAACGAGGCCGGCTACTCCGCCCGCCTGGCAGACCTTTCTCACCTGATACTGACGAAGTAA
- a CDS encoding site-specific integrase — protein sequence MAGINSNDMMDTDPPVIKSQQVTTHTARRSAATNLRLQGASLKTIADLGGWKDVQSLQLYLRASGLDSARLARDLDFFK from the coding sequence ATGGCTGGCATCAACTCTAATGATATGATGGATACCGACCCACCGGTTATCAAAAGCCAGCAAGTCACTACGCATACTGCCCGGCGCAGCGCCGCGACCAACCTGCGCCTGCAAGGCGCCAGCCTGAAGACCATCGCCGATCTGGGGGGCTGGAAGGATGTGCAGTCGCTGCAGCTGTATCTTCGGGCGAGTGGATTGGATAGTGCGCGGCTGGCGAGGGATTTGGACTTTTTTAAGTGA
- a CDS encoding caspase family protein, whose translation MATQNKGTGFDHEAASPPRGKNYLLVIAIDEYVHCHKLSNCVKDAQDLIEVLTTKYQFEASRILTLFNEEATRPNIHTQFKALKGQVNPEDNLLVYFSGHGETEDNVGYWVPANAHPQREWEYFSTDEIKRHLDAINSFHTFVIADACFSGSLFSSYKSVTPGYETKRSRWGLAASHSRERALDGTPGENSPFATTLLHQLKGSHDNLSIQELAAAVIRRVERATEGRQTPVFKPLNVKGDDEGQYVFHLKANEAADWKACQEAGTVAAYQAFLAKYPEGMYTQAAKATLAELEEEAAWEEAKAANTILSYYQYNQRYPSGKYRADALAAIKQLEEEQTWRNAQRAGSLSAFLEYKERYPQGRFTAEAEKQIKAILARQQEPAAWQAAKGKDTLAAYEAYLQEYSQGAHALEARAAIQELNRQAAEEQAQEEKRAREQQRKQEEEKQREQKAADESRRQEAQRKPAAQAGPATEVHTDQFAHRPEPAFDWKKWGPAGAGILVVVLVIWGISQWAGGGSTSADTPKESTAITKNDTQQDGKTGGKPPSTKTGSVSFGERTYKTVTLNGKTWLAENLDIEIPGKSWYHDDLKPSEREKYGRLYTWQAAQDACEELGPKWWLPRDEEWSALREKYGGATGAYQALIESRSTEFAALLGGWRYPNGSFNLLGVYGGYWSGTEKDTQGAWVYYFFSSNGELYRYAFDKSFGFSCRCLQD comes from the coding sequence GTGGCTACTCAAAACAAAGGCACAGGATTTGACCATGAAGCAGCAAGCCCTCCCCGCGGCAAGAACTACCTGCTGGTGATTGCCATAGATGAGTACGTCCACTGCCATAAGCTGAGCAATTGCGTGAAAGATGCACAGGATCTTATCGAGGTGCTCACCACCAAATATCAATTTGAAGCATCACGGATACTCACGCTTTTCAATGAAGAGGCTACCCGCCCCAATATCCATACCCAATTCAAAGCATTAAAAGGCCAGGTCAACCCGGAAGACAACCTGCTGGTCTACTTCTCCGGCCACGGCGAAACCGAAGACAATGTCGGCTATTGGGTGCCGGCCAATGCGCATCCCCAGCGGGAATGGGAATATTTCTCCACCGATGAGATCAAACGCCACCTCGATGCCATCAATAGCTTCCACACCTTCGTCATCGCGGACGCCTGCTTTTCCGGTTCCCTCTTCTCCTCCTATAAATCCGTCACGCCCGGTTACGAAACCAAGCGTTCCCGCTGGGGGCTGGCCGCCAGCCACAGCCGTGAGCGCGCACTGGACGGCACCCCGGGAGAGAACAGCCCCTTCGCCACCACCTTGCTTCACCAGTTGAAAGGCAGCCATGACAACCTGTCCATTCAGGAGCTGGCCGCCGCCGTCATCCGGCGGGTAGAACGGGCGACAGAGGGCCGGCAGACGCCGGTGTTTAAGCCCCTCAACGTAAAAGGAGATGATGAAGGGCAGTACGTCTTCCACCTGAAAGCCAACGAGGCGGCCGACTGGAAGGCCTGCCAGGAGGCGGGCACGGTAGCGGCTTACCAGGCGTTTCTGGCTAAATATCCGGAGGGGATGTATACTCAGGCTGCCAAGGCCACCCTCGCGGAGCTGGAGGAAGAAGCCGCCTGGGAGGAAGCAAAGGCTGCTAATACCATTCTGTCTTACTACCAATACAACCAGCGCTATCCTTCGGGTAAGTACCGCGCCGACGCCTTAGCGGCGATCAAGCAACTAGAAGAAGAACAGACATGGCGGAATGCTCAGCGCGCCGGTTCGCTCTCTGCTTTTTTAGAATATAAGGAGCGCTACCCACAGGGGCGCTTCACCGCTGAGGCGGAAAAACAGATTAAGGCCATCCTGGCCCGCCAGCAGGAGCCGGCTGCCTGGCAGGCGGCGAAAGGGAAAGACACCTTAGCTGCTTATGAGGCTTATCTACAGGAGTACTCTCAGGGAGCGCATGCCCTGGAAGCCAGGGCAGCGATACAGGAACTGAACCGCCAGGCTGCGGAAGAGCAGGCCCAGGAAGAAAAGCGGGCGCGGGAACAACAGAGAAAGCAGGAGGAAGAAAAGCAACGGGAGCAAAAGGCGGCGGATGAGTCCCGGCGGCAGGAAGCGCAACGGAAGCCGGCCGCCCAGGCCGGGCCAGCAACGGAAGTGCATACAGATCAATTCGCCCACCGGCCGGAACCGGCTTTCGATTGGAAAAAATGGGGGCCGGCAGGGGCGGGGATTTTGGTAGTGGTGTTGGTTATTTGGGGCATCTCCCAATGGGCCGGAGGAGGAAGTACTTCTGCTGATACTCCAAAAGAAAGTACAGCAATTACTAAAAATGATACGCAGCAAGATGGAAAAACGGGCGGTAAGCCCCCATCCACCAAAACCGGCTCCGTTTCTTTTGGAGAACGAACTTACAAAACCGTCACCCTCAACGGTAAAACCTGGCTGGCGGAGAACCTGGACATCGAAATTCCCGGTAAATCCTGGTACCATGATGATCTTAAACCTTCGGAAAGAGAGAAATACGGGCGCCTCTACACCTGGCAAGCGGCGCAGGACGCTTGTGAAGAACTTGGCCCCAAATGGTGGCTACCGAGAGACGAAGAATGGAGTGCATTGAGAGAAAAATATGGAGGCGCAACAGGGGCTTATCAAGCCCTGATTGAGAGCAGAAGTACTGAGTTTGCTGCGCTCCTAGGCGGCTGGCGGTATCCCAATGGCAGTTTCAACCTCCTCGGGGTGTACGGCGGCTACTGGAGCGGGACGGAGAAGGACACGCAGGGCGCGTGGGTCTACTACTTCTTCAGCTCCAACGGCGAGCTGTACCGCTACGCCTTCGATAAGTCGTTCGGTTTCAGTTGCCGCTGCCTTCAGGACTAA
- a CDS encoding caspase family protein: MAKPKNKDKRSAGFSSEEEDSQPVGKSWFFGIGINDYQHFPPLNNAVRDVESILQLLREQYDIDEAKILTDGQATRRSILRKLEELSRKVKPDDKLLIYFSGHGYLSPGGLGFLNGRRWMAQNLNYDVGEGCWFYEDAPKNGEKYGRLYTWEAAKKACPPGWRLPTDEEWRALAMAHGGLWDGSDKGDPKKAYSALLEGGSSGFAALLGGYRGPSGSFNNLGSSGGYWSGTEKGTQSAWFYFFYSGLGELDRDALDKSGGRSCRCIQDS, encoded by the coding sequence ATGGCAAAACCAAAAAACAAGGATAAGCGCAGTGCCGGCTTTTCTTCAGAAGAGGAAGACAGCCAACCGGTAGGCAAGTCCTGGTTTTTCGGCATAGGCATCAATGATTACCAGCACTTTCCTCCCCTGAACAATGCGGTGCGCGACGTTGAATCTATTCTCCAACTACTCCGGGAGCAATACGATATTGATGAAGCCAAGATACTTACGGATGGCCAGGCTACCCGGCGTAGTATCCTGCGAAAATTAGAAGAATTATCCAGGAAGGTAAAACCCGACGATAAGCTCCTCATCTATTTTTCTGGCCACGGCTACCTTAGCCCCGGTGGCCTGGGCTTCCTCAACGGCCGGCGATGGATGGCGCAAAACCTGAACTACGATGTGGGAGAGGGCTGCTGGTTCTACGAGGATGCTCCAAAGAATGGGGAAAAATACGGCCGGCTTTATACCTGGGAGGCGGCAAAAAAGGCTTGCCCGCCGGGTTGGCGGCTGCCGACGGATGAGGAGTGGCGGGCTTTAGCGATGGCCCATGGAGGACTTTGGGATGGCAGCGACAAGGGCGATCCGAAGAAAGCTTATTCGGCTCTTCTCGAAGGTGGAAGTAGTGGCTTCGCTGCGCTCCTAGGCGGTTACCGGGGACCCAGTGGCAGTTTCAACAACCTCGGGTCGAGCGGCGGCTACTGGAGCGGGACGGAGAAGGGCACGCAGAGCGCGTGGTTCTACTTCTTCTACAGCGGCCTCGGCGAGCTGGACCGCGACGCCCTCGATAAGTCGGGCGGTCGCAGTTGCCGCTGTATTCAGGACTCTTGA
- a CDS encoding recombinase family protein, with product MNFQRILAARRREVDVILVWKLDRWGRSLANLIKRAGRGI from the coding sequence TTGAATTTTCAACGCATATTGGCAGCCCGTAGGCGAGAAGTTGATGTCATCCTGGTATGGAAGCTAGACCGGTGGGGACGCTCCCTGGCTAATTTGATCAAAAGGGCTGGACGGGGAATTTAA
- a CDS encoding LPS-assembly protein LptD, with product MRAKLPIIIVSIIWPLLNLSAQVDGGSLQDTLPPVQPDSMLVDSIAAGADSLAAPLRQVAFSRDSLDAPVEYNATDSMIYDIKGQKIHLYGNASVTYTTINLKAAHIIFDWATNIVTAEGLPDSLGRSAGLPEFSDGDQNFVADSMRFNFQTRKGVVYDVTTTQNDVVVHSARSKFVSNPSQDSTQQSNDVIFSSDAIFTTCTHDNPHFGIHSRKQKVVPNKLVVVGPSNLEIMGVPTPLWLPFGFFPISSGRRTGLLFPRDYQYSPQWGFGLEGIGWFFPLGEYFNLSVTTNLYIKGTWGVNVTSQYRKRYKYNGNFDLGYDVRRQEDNEGNIDRPKSFRFRWSHQQDRSAHPTNTFGGSINIQTNNYQSRVFNDFNSVTNNQLNSNLAFSKNWRDKPINLNASLSHSQNSATRNVTINFPNVKFQTQALYPFKRQERSGKEKWFETITLRYQGDARNRFEAKDTSLFTQKTLEDAQFGVQHSVNTGTSFKLFRYFNLNPSVNYDEVWYLKSLRKDFIPGLEIDTTFNNGLETYDTTAYGEINERLATGFESFREFSASISLNTQIFGTMQFKKGWLRGIRHVMKPSVSFGYTPDYTIPELGYFRTVQDSSTADGLREYSIFEGAIFGGPPTGGKQMAMSYSINNIFEAKYFSKKDSTDKKLKLFDNIVVSGNYNFAADSLNFSPVNISGTTRLAKGLTTVGLRAQFDPYVVEVIKGRTVRLNEFAWNRDGKLLRFVNAQARFTTNITVGKIRALFMGEEEKVVEDPLAEEENRLKGPEETDFLSLFENFRIGHNLVFDWEGLPDGRDTFKITTHSINCQGSIQMTDNWNINIGNFGYDFVRKGITYPSVGFSRNLHCWEMGMNWQPTRGTYSFYIQVRPGTLDFLKIPYNRNNIDARSGF from the coding sequence TTGAGAGCAAAGTTACCAATTATAATTGTATCCATCATCTGGCCGCTGCTGAATCTATCGGCGCAAGTGGACGGGGGCTCCCTGCAGGATACCCTGCCACCCGTTCAGCCGGACAGCATGCTGGTGGATTCGATCGCTGCCGGGGCAGACAGCCTGGCAGCGCCGCTGCGGCAGGTGGCTTTCTCCCGGGATTCCCTCGACGCTCCCGTGGAATACAACGCCACGGACTCCATGATCTACGACATTAAAGGGCAAAAAATCCACCTCTACGGCAATGCTTCGGTCACCTACACCACCATCAACCTCAAGGCGGCCCACATCATATTCGACTGGGCGACCAATATCGTGACGGCCGAAGGCCTGCCCGACAGCCTGGGCCGCTCCGCCGGGCTGCCGGAGTTCTCCGACGGCGACCAGAACTTTGTAGCCGATAGCATGCGCTTTAATTTCCAAACGCGCAAAGGCGTCGTCTACGATGTAACAACGACGCAAAACGACGTCGTCGTGCACAGCGCCCGGTCGAAGTTCGTGAGCAACCCCTCCCAGGACAGCACCCAGCAAAGCAACGACGTTATTTTCAGCTCTGACGCCATTTTCACTACCTGTACTCACGACAACCCGCACTTCGGCATCCACAGCCGCAAGCAAAAGGTGGTGCCCAACAAACTGGTGGTCGTTGGCCCTTCCAACCTGGAGATCATGGGCGTGCCCACGCCTCTGTGGCTGCCCTTCGGCTTCTTTCCCATCTCTTCGGGGCGCCGCACCGGCCTGCTCTTCCCCCGAGATTACCAGTACTCCCCGCAGTGGGGCTTCGGCCTGGAAGGCATTGGCTGGTTCTTTCCCCTGGGCGAATACTTCAACCTCTCGGTCACGACCAACCTCTACATCAAAGGCACCTGGGGCGTCAACGTCACTTCCCAGTACCGCAAGCGCTATAAATACAACGGCAATTTCGACCTCGGCTACGACGTGCGCCGCCAGGAGGACAACGAGGGCAATATCGACCGGCCCAAGTCCTTCCGCTTCCGCTGGTCGCACCAGCAGGACCGCTCCGCCCACCCGACCAACACCTTCGGCGGTTCCATCAACATTCAGACCAACAACTACCAGAGCCGGGTGTTCAACGATTTCAACAGCGTCACCAACAACCAGTTGAACTCCAACCTGGCCTTCAGCAAAAACTGGAGGGACAAGCCGATCAACCTCAACGCCAGCCTCAGCCACAGCCAGAACTCCGCTACGCGCAACGTGACGATCAACTTCCCCAACGTAAAGTTCCAGACCCAGGCCCTGTACCCGTTCAAACGCCAGGAACGCAGCGGCAAGGAGAAATGGTTCGAAACCATCACCCTGCGCTACCAGGGCGACGCCCGCAACCGCTTCGAAGCGAAAGACACCTCCCTTTTCACCCAAAAAACCCTGGAAGACGCCCAGTTCGGCGTGCAGCACTCGGTCAATACCGGGACGTCCTTCAAACTGTTCCGCTACTTCAACCTCAACCCCAGCGTCAACTACGACGAGGTGTGGTACCTCAAATCGCTGCGCAAGGACTTTATCCCGGGGCTGGAGATCGACACTACCTTCAACAATGGGCTGGAAACCTACGACACGACCGCCTACGGCGAGATCAACGAACGGCTCGCCACCGGCTTCGAATCCTTTCGGGAATTCAGCGCCAGCATCAGCCTCAACACGCAGATTTTCGGCACCATGCAGTTCAAAAAGGGATGGCTGCGGGGCATCCGCCACGTGATGAAACCCAGTGTATCCTTCGGTTACACCCCCGATTACACCATCCCGGAACTGGGTTACTTCCGCACGGTGCAGGACTCCAGCACCGCCGACGGCCTGCGGGAGTACTCCATCTTCGAAGGGGCTATTTTCGGCGGCCCGCCCACCGGCGGCAAGCAGATGGCCATGAGCTACAGCATCAACAACATCTTCGAGGCCAAATACTTCTCCAAAAAAGACTCTACGGACAAAAAGCTCAAGCTCTTTGACAACATCGTCGTTTCGGGCAACTACAACTTCGCTGCCGACTCCCTCAACTTCAGCCCGGTCAACATCAGCGGCACCACCCGCCTCGCCAAGGGGCTGACCACCGTCGGCCTGCGCGCCCAGTTCGACCCCTACGTGGTGGAGGTGATCAAAGGCCGCACGGTGCGGCTCAACGAATTTGCCTGGAACCGGGACGGCAAGCTGCTGCGCTTCGTGAACGCCCAGGCTCGCTTCACCACCAACATCACCGTGGGCAAAATCCGCGCCTTGTTTATGGGGGAAGAAGAAAAGGTGGTCGAAGACCCGCTGGCCGAAGAAGAAAACAGATTGAAGGGGCCGGAAGAGACCGACTTCCTCAGCCTGTTCGAGAATTTCCGCATCGGCCACAACCTGGTCTTCGACTGGGAAGGCCTGCCCGACGGCCGCGACACCTTCAAGATCACCACCCACTCCATCAACTGCCAGGGCAGCATACAGATGACCGACAACTGGAACATCAACATCGGCAACTTCGGCTACGACTTCGTCCGCAAAGGCATTACCTACCCCTCCGTGGGCTTCTCCCGCAACCTCCACTGCTGGGAAATGGGCATGAACTGGCAGCCCACCCGGGGCACTTACAGCTTCTACATACAGGTGCGGCCGGGTACGCTGGATTTTTTGAAGATACCGTATAATCGAAATAATATTGATGCGAGGTCGGGGTTTTGA
- a CDS encoding N-acetylmuramoyl-L-alanine amidase, producing MDKVIKERITEKKDYRIKTVVIDPGHGGHDPGCLGGSSQEKHLALAVGQALARAMVARFPDVRVIMTRNEDVFIPLYERAAIANHNEADLFISIHCNFMPGSAATHGTETYVMGLHTAEHNLKVAKRENAAILLEDNYQRNYDYDPNSPEGHIMLSMFQNAYLEQSILFAERVEAKFHHRAQLKSRGVKQAGFVVLKETAMPSVLVETGFLSNQEEEEFLKTEAGQLSVAGAILAAFEEYKDIVENGKYPEFAMAELPSYSYAEPEERSTYQPAVKARAEPSPSRPGEYERAARPAEPYPQPKAAPLQYDYGEAGGKGGGIPSSAASSSSDNIQFNVQLAASSKPLDTSPGKWRNTGYLIEVVNEDRLFKYQARNFTTLQQAFEARLLLQARGFPDAFIVAYKDGRRISVEQAKRELGIP from the coding sequence ATGGACAAAGTTATCAAAGAAAGGATAACAGAGAAAAAAGATTACAGGATTAAAACGGTGGTGATTGACCCCGGCCACGGAGGGCACGACCCCGGCTGCCTCGGGGGCAGTTCGCAGGAAAAACACCTGGCTTTGGCCGTCGGCCAGGCATTGGCCCGGGCCATGGTAGCCCGTTTCCCCGACGTTCGGGTGATCATGACCCGCAACGAGGACGTGTTCATCCCGCTTTACGAACGCGCCGCCATTGCCAATCACAACGAGGCCGACCTGTTTATCTCCATCCACTGCAATTTCATGCCCGGCTCGGCAGCCACTCACGGCACAGAAACCTACGTTATGGGCCTGCATACCGCCGAGCACAACCTGAAAGTGGCCAAGCGGGAGAACGCGGCCATCCTCCTGGAGGACAATTACCAGCGCAATTACGATTACGACCCCAATTCCCCGGAAGGGCACATCATGCTGAGCATGTTTCAGAATGCCTACCTGGAACAAAGCATCCTTTTTGCCGAACGGGTGGAAGCCAAATTTCACCACCGGGCCCAGCTCAAAAGCCGGGGCGTGAAGCAGGCCGGTTTCGTGGTGCTGAAGGAAACGGCCATGCCCAGCGTACTGGTCGAAACGGGCTTTCTGAGCAATCAGGAGGAAGAGGAATTTTTAAAGACGGAGGCCGGGCAGTTGTCTGTGGCCGGGGCCATCCTGGCCGCGTTTGAAGAGTATAAGGATATTGTCGAAAACGGCAAATACCCGGAATTTGCCATGGCGGAGCTTCCATCCTATTCTTATGCTGAGCCGGAAGAGCGTTCCACTTACCAGCCCGCTGTGAAAGCCAGAGCGGAGCCTTCCCCTTCCCGTCCTGGAGAATACGAGCGCGCCGCCCGCCCGGCGGAGCCGTATCCCCAACCCAAGGCAGCCCCGCTTCAGTACGATTACGGCGAGGCCGGCGGAAAAGGCGGGGGCATTCCTTCTTCGGCAGCTTCCTCCAGCTCTGATAATATTCAATTCAACGTCCAGTTGGCGGCCTCCTCGAAGCCATTGGACACCAGCCCCGGCAAATGGCGCAATACCGGTTACCTGATTGAAGTGGTCAATGAAGATCGGCTCTTTAAGTACCAGGCCCGGAATTTTACCACCCTTCAGCAGGCTTTCGAAGCCCGCCTGCTCCTCCAGGCACGGGGCTTCCCCGATGCGTTCATCGTCGCCTACAAGGACGGCCGGCGCATTTCGGTCGAGCAAGCCAAGCGGGAGTTGGGAATCCCCTGA
- a CDS encoding MCE family protein: MSNEVKVGILAVVAIALSIWGYKFIRGKNVLLKANTYKVYYPRVDRMQVGTQIFINGVEVGNVASVNLLNDVDRTVEVILDLKPGMEIPKNTKAVIVSTGFMGGKAIMLEYPRPCSGDDCARSGDVLEGEIRGLLGSMVGEDNVAQYMDIVKKGLEDVIDTLNAALLEDPDSPLGKSMKNLESTLANLNSATGQLDGLLRSSSGSIEGTLDNLNGITGNLQRNNDKINSILGNADSLSSQLVAADLEKTLREVNEAIAGLKTTLQSADTALDGFSGVMGKIRNGEGSLGKLMSDEELYNNINELSHRADSLINDFQGRPYRYMPFKSRSKVKKFDRKDAVEGQ, from the coding sequence ATGTCAAACGAAGTAAAGGTAGGTATTCTGGCGGTGGTTGCCATCGCCCTTTCTATTTGGGGCTATAAGTTTATCAGGGGCAAAAACGTCCTGCTCAAAGCCAATACCTATAAAGTGTACTATCCCAGAGTAGACCGCATGCAGGTCGGTACCCAGATTTTCATCAATGGAGTCGAAGTAGGAAACGTCGCCAGCGTCAACCTGCTCAATGATGTGGACCGGACGGTTGAAGTCATCCTCGATCTCAAGCCGGGCATGGAAATTCCCAAAAATACTAAAGCAGTCATCGTTTCCACCGGCTTCATGGGAGGCAAGGCCATCATGCTGGAGTATCCCCGGCCTTGTTCCGGCGATGATTGCGCCCGAAGCGGCGACGTGCTGGAGGGCGAGATTCGGGGCCTGCTGGGTTCTATGGTCGGAGAGGATAATGTGGCGCAATACATGGATATTGTCAAGAAAGGGCTGGAGGATGTGATCGACACGCTGAATGCCGCTTTGCTGGAAGACCCGGATTCCCCGCTGGGCAAGAGCATGAAAAACCTGGAATCTACCCTGGCCAACCTCAATTCCGCCACTGGACAGTTGGACGGGCTCCTGCGCTCTTCCTCCGGCAGTATCGAAGGAACCCTGGACAACCTCAATGGCATCACCGGCAACCTGCAGCGCAACAACGATAAGATCAACAGCATACTCGGCAACGCCGACTCGCTGAGCAGCCAGCTCGTAGCCGCTGACCTGGAGAAGACGCTCCGGGAAGTCAATGAAGCCATTGCCGGCCTGAAGACCACGCTTCAGTCTGCCGATACTGCACTCGACGGCTTTTCCGGCGTGATGGGCAAGATCAGGAACGGCGAAGGCTCTTTGGGCAAGTTGATGTCGGACGAGGAATTGTACAACAACATCAACGAATTGAGCCACCGCGCCGATTCCCTGATCAATGATTTCCAGGGCCGCCCCTACCGCTATATGCCGTTCAAAAGCCGCAGTAAAGTGAAGAAGTTCGACCGGAAGGATGCGGTGGAGGGGCAGTGA